The Dehalogenimonas lykanthroporepellens BL-DC-9 genome includes a window with the following:
- a CDS encoding transposase mutator type (KEGG: sth:STH2289 transposase~manually curated~PFAM: transposase mutator type) has product MAKDRMTLLELLRKSGSDGDLDFLREGVKMLAEAVMELEVKQKTGAEKHERSNGRLTYRNGYRGRIWDTRAGTIPLAIPRLRDGSYFPSLLEPRRRAEQALLAVIQEAYVLGISTRKVESLVQSLGLNGVSKSEVSRICGALDDEVERWRHRPLLWRYPYLWLDATYVKVRDSGRVVSQAVIIAYGVRETGEREIIGLEVGPSEDGVFWKEFLRGLVSRGLSGVMLVISDAHLGLKEAISTVLTGVSWQRCRVHFMRNALARVPRGAQAMVSAAIRTIFAQPDRDSAYSQLRRVADNLRLRFGPVADQLEEAEPDILAYTAFPREHWRQLYSTNPLERLNKEIKRRSNVVGIFPNSQSVIRLIGAVLMEQQDEWEVGRRYFSLDSMKKTLEGAQEEPLIMALPA; this is encoded by the coding sequence AAAGACAGGATGACACTTTTGGAACTGCTACGCAAGTCAGGGAGTGACGGTGATCTTGATTTTCTGAGAGAAGGGGTGAAGATGCTGGCCGAAGCGGTCATGGAGCTTGAGGTTAAGCAGAAGACCGGAGCTGAGAAACATGAGCGCAGTAACGGTCGTTTAACCTACCGTAACGGCTACCGGGGGCGTATCTGGGACACCCGGGCCGGCACGATACCCTTGGCGATTCCCCGGTTGCGGGACGGCAGTTATTTCCCCAGCTTGCTCGAGCCCCGGCGCCGGGCGGAACAAGCCTTGCTGGCGGTAATCCAGGAAGCCTATGTATTGGGCATCAGCACCCGCAAGGTGGAATCTCTGGTTCAGTCACTGGGGCTTAACGGGGTCAGTAAGAGCGAGGTATCGCGAATATGCGGGGCTCTGGACGATGAAGTGGAACGATGGCGCCACCGGCCTTTGTTATGGCGTTATCCCTATCTGTGGCTGGACGCGACCTACGTCAAGGTCAGGGATTCAGGGCGGGTGGTCAGTCAGGCGGTAATTATCGCCTACGGAGTCCGTGAAACCGGAGAACGCGAGATCATCGGGCTTGAGGTCGGCCCCAGTGAAGACGGTGTATTCTGGAAAGAGTTTCTGCGGGGGTTGGTCAGCCGTGGTTTGAGCGGGGTGATGCTGGTAATCAGTGATGCTCATCTGGGACTGAAGGAAGCCATCAGCACGGTACTCACCGGGGTATCGTGGCAACGCTGCCGGGTGCACTTCATGCGCAATGCGCTGGCCAGAGTGCCGCGGGGCGCCCAGGCTATGGTATCTGCCGCTATCCGGACCATCTTCGCTCAACCTGACCGCGACAGCGCTTACAGCCAGCTCCGCCGGGTAGCCGATAACCTCAGACTCCGATTCGGTCCTGTGGCCGACCAATTGGAAGAGGCAGAACCGGATATCCTGGCCTATACCGCCTTCCCCCGGGAACACTGGCGGCAACTGTACTCTACCAATCCCCTGGAGAGACTGAACAAGGAAATCAAGCGCCGCAGTAATGTGGTCGGCATCTTTCCCAACAGCCAATCGGTAATCAGGCTGATTGGGGCGGTGTTAATGGAACAGCAGGACGAGTGGGAGGTCGGACGACGCTACTTTTCTTTGGATTCGATGAAGAAAACGCTGGAAGGGGCGCAGGAGGAACCCCTGATCATGGCTTTACCAGCTTGA